In Balaenoptera acutorostrata chromosome 19, mBalAcu1.1, whole genome shotgun sequence, the following proteins share a genomic window:
- the LOC103001014 gene encoding sialic acid-binding Ig-like lectin 14 isoform X1 yields MVALLLLPLLWGGSLQDDQGYELRVQDSVTVQACLGVHVPFSFSYPRRSWPFSGEPFIYWFREGDNIHHSDPVATNNPWRQVKPETQGRFHLLGDPRKKNWSLNIRDARMSDTGVYVFRVEADDVKYSYRDKKLNLQVTAPTQKPDIHFLEALESGRPTNLTCRLSLVCDGGRAFSFSWAGDALDAVDPETLQSSVLTFTPRRRDHGSNLTCRVELQGDQVTMERTIRLNVSYAPWNLSINLCFRNVTALKALQNRASALLISETQALQLLCVADSNPPARLGWFRASPALNATRISSTKILELPGLGAAEEEFTCRAQNPLGSQQVSVSLAVQNELQDRCQESPSCCSRVTEAQQGSWPLVLTLIRGALMGAGFLLTYGLTWIYYTRCGGHEGAGLSLPPSQDGIHVRMGSPEDSHGAITVSFSPETLDSNPHLQPRALNLRDDMKSQYH; encoded by the exons ATGGTGGCCCTGCTGTTGCTTCCCCTGCTGTGGGGGG GGTCCCTGCAGGACGACCAAGGGTACGAGCTCCGAGTGCAGGACTCAGTGACGGTGCAGGCGTGCCTGGGCGTCCACgtgcccttctccttctcctaccCTCGGAGGTCGTGGCCCTTCTCTGGCGAACCCTTCATCTATTGGTTCCGGGAAGGGGACAACATACACCACAGTGATCCTGTGGCCACAAACAACCCATGGAGACAAGTGAAGCCAGAGACCCAGGGCCGATTCCACCTCCTCGGGGACCCCAGGAAAAAGAACTGGTCCCTGAACATCAGAGATGCCAGGATGAGCGACACAGGAGTTTACGTCTTCCGAGTGGAGGCAGACGATGTGAAATACAGTTACAGAGATAAGAAGCTGAATTTGCAGGTGACAG CCCCAACACAGAAACCTGACATCcattttctggaggctctggagtCCGGCCGCCCCACAAACCTGACCTGCCGCCTGTCTCTAGTCTGTGATGGGGGAAGAGCTTTCTCATTCTCCTGGGCGGGGGATGCCCTTGACGCCGTGGACCCAGAGACCCTCCAGTCCTCGGTGCTGACCTTCACCCCGAGGCGCCGGGACCATGGCAGCAACCTCACCTGTCGTGTGGAACTCCAAGGAGATCAAGTGACCATGGAGAGAACCATCCGGCTCAATGTCTCCT ATGCTCCGTGGAATCTCAGCATCAACCTGTGCTTCAGAAATGTCACAG CCCTCAAGGCTCTGCAGAACAGGGCCTCGGCCCTTCTCATCTCGGAGACCCAGGCGCTGCAGCTGCTGTGTGTTGCTGACAGCAACCCCCCCGCACGGCTGGGCTGGTTCCGGGCGTCCCCAGCCCTGAACGCCACCCGCATCTCCAGCACCAAGATCCTGGAGCTGCCAGGCTTAGGCGCTGCAGAAGAAGAATTCACCTGCCGAGCTCAGAACCCTCTGGGCTCCCAGCAAGTTTCCGTCAGCCTTGCTGTGCAGAATGAGCTGCAGGACAGGTGCCAGG aAAGCCCGTCTTGCTGCAGCCGCGTGACTGAGGCTCAGCAGGGCTCCTGGCCCCTGGTCCTCACCCTGATCAGAGGGGCCCTCATGGGGGCTGGCTTCCTCCTCACCTATGGCCTCACCTGGATCTACTACACCAG GTGTGGAGGCCACGAGGGAGCAGGGCTGAGCCTCCCTCCTTCTCAAGACGGGATTCACGTGCGGATGGGGAGCCCAGAAGACAGCCATGGGGCCATCACTGTCAGCTTCTCCCCGGAAACGCTCGACTCAAACCCTCATTTGCAACCACGAGCTCTTAATTTGCGTGATGACATGAAGAGTCAATACCATTGA
- the LOC103001014 gene encoding sialic acid-binding Ig-like lectin 14 isoform X2, with translation MVALLLLPLLWGGSLQDDQGYELRVQDSVTVQACLGVHVPFSFSYPRRSWPFSGEPFIYWFREGDNIHHSDPVATNNPWRQVKPETQGRFHLLGDPRKKNWSLNIRDARMSDTGVYVFRVEADDVKYSYRDKKLNLQVTVCDGGRAFSFSWAGDALDAVDPETLQSSVLTFTPRRRDHGSNLTCRVELQGDQVTMERTIRLNVSYAPWNLSINLCFRNVTALKALQNRASALLISETQALQLLCVADSNPPARLGWFRASPALNATRISSTKILELPGLGAAEEEFTCRAQNPLGSQQVSVSLAVQNELQDRCQESPSCCSRVTEAQQGSWPLVLTLIRGALMGAGFLLTYGLTWIYYTRCGGHEGAGLSLPPSQDGIHVRMGSPEDSHGAITVSFSPETLDSNPHLQPRALNLRDDMKSQYH, from the exons ATGGTGGCCCTGCTGTTGCTTCCCCTGCTGTGGGGGG GGTCCCTGCAGGACGACCAAGGGTACGAGCTCCGAGTGCAGGACTCAGTGACGGTGCAGGCGTGCCTGGGCGTCCACgtgcccttctccttctcctaccCTCGGAGGTCGTGGCCCTTCTCTGGCGAACCCTTCATCTATTGGTTCCGGGAAGGGGACAACATACACCACAGTGATCCTGTGGCCACAAACAACCCATGGAGACAAGTGAAGCCAGAGACCCAGGGCCGATTCCACCTCCTCGGGGACCCCAGGAAAAAGAACTGGTCCCTGAACATCAGAGATGCCAGGATGAGCGACACAGGAGTTTACGTCTTCCGAGTGGAGGCAGACGATGTGAAATACAGTTACAGAGATAAGAAGCTGAATTTGCAGGTGACAG TCTGTGATGGGGGAAGAGCTTTCTCATTCTCCTGGGCGGGGGATGCCCTTGACGCCGTGGACCCAGAGACCCTCCAGTCCTCGGTGCTGACCTTCACCCCGAGGCGCCGGGACCATGGCAGCAACCTCACCTGTCGTGTGGAACTCCAAGGAGATCAAGTGACCATGGAGAGAACCATCCGGCTCAATGTCTCCT ATGCTCCGTGGAATCTCAGCATCAACCTGTGCTTCAGAAATGTCACAG CCCTCAAGGCTCTGCAGAACAGGGCCTCGGCCCTTCTCATCTCGGAGACCCAGGCGCTGCAGCTGCTGTGTGTTGCTGACAGCAACCCCCCCGCACGGCTGGGCTGGTTCCGGGCGTCCCCAGCCCTGAACGCCACCCGCATCTCCAGCACCAAGATCCTGGAGCTGCCAGGCTTAGGCGCTGCAGAAGAAGAATTCACCTGCCGAGCTCAGAACCCTCTGGGCTCCCAGCAAGTTTCCGTCAGCCTTGCTGTGCAGAATGAGCTGCAGGACAGGTGCCAGG aAAGCCCGTCTTGCTGCAGCCGCGTGACTGAGGCTCAGCAGGGCTCCTGGCCCCTGGTCCTCACCCTGATCAGAGGGGCCCTCATGGGGGCTGGCTTCCTCCTCACCTATGGCCTCACCTGGATCTACTACACCAG GTGTGGAGGCCACGAGGGAGCAGGGCTGAGCCTCCCTCCTTCTCAAGACGGGATTCACGTGCGGATGGGGAGCCCAGAAGACAGCCATGGGGCCATCACTGTCAGCTTCTCCCCGGAAACGCTCGACTCAAACCCTCATTTGCAACCACGAGCTCTTAATTTGCGTGATGACATGAAGAGTCAATACCATTGA